The proteins below come from a single Prosthecobacter sp. SYSU 5D2 genomic window:
- a CDS encoding serine/threonine-protein kinase, which translates to MTPTPEQTYLSTCPVCQNQIDVTSLEPFTKLKCPFCGQMVRVRRKFDHFIIVRQIGEGGMSRVFEAEDETLGRRVALKILNRQYSRDASRVEQFRQEALITANVNHPNVIKLYSVGYDQGYFYIAMELVNGGSLEQRIRREGTIKEEEALRIGREVAEGLRAAQQLGLIHRDVKPANILFTETGTSKVVDFGLALFVERGPDSSSEIWATPYYVAPEKIIDNREDYRSDIFSLGASLFHALTGRPPHKAESNNIQELRMIKCRRVALEDSGLRFAPRTIHVINRMVAFRPQERCANYDETVEELRLAEGLVGQGYKTRFSSRKLRWLGIAAAALVMAFIVGWLFRSTGDRAAVAITDTEDAYQDDLSGEGVTLQAGRETVAEKFLKARETMLVKKGFAQSRQQFEKLIDSGEARQPTLNWARFNAALCSIMISNRTDAMKHLKKMAEDTGEGSTLVSAELAGFFKSIGTRMGSNLALGTPLESLGYDTTQETVLGYLLHGLAEWHFGDAMLGLSELEFFAAHLGDVKTGPNAAALDWVQGYASVYDLYKTDLAVAKSVQNLASPKDLKGYRESLAAVKKAREKLRTGGAFKQSLIKLEAKINGEFVRLRMDLHRQQLAEDRVLRERELAQLAEITSVLPSLVQGYDYSRVVELLKDVRFQSPEVQSALEGRRYLYEQGQAFLSQLFMDISVQGYQGRLQRVGASTLEGRVTAADIRQVTVTLERGALTVPLDSISPESLLAAAQHFAEQVTDSTDYYQRQERIAVFARVTGLHSLSATVAAQLMEENRSFRSRWMKVVQ; encoded by the coding sequence GTGACCCCTACCCCCGAACAAACTTACCTCAGCACCTGTCCCGTCTGTCAAAACCAGATTGATGTGACATCGCTGGAGCCGTTTACCAAACTCAAGTGCCCATTTTGCGGGCAGATGGTGCGGGTGCGCAGGAAGTTCGACCACTTCATCATAGTCCGCCAGATCGGTGAAGGCGGGATGAGCCGGGTGTTTGAGGCTGAAGATGAAACCCTGGGCCGCCGGGTGGCATTGAAAATTCTGAACCGGCAATACAGCCGGGATGCCTCACGTGTGGAGCAGTTCCGCCAGGAGGCGCTCATCACCGCCAATGTAAACCACCCCAACGTCATCAAGCTGTATTCAGTCGGCTATGACCAGGGTTACTTTTACATCGCCATGGAGCTGGTGAATGGCGGCAGCCTGGAGCAGCGGATCCGCCGGGAAGGGACCATCAAAGAGGAGGAGGCGCTGCGCATCGGACGCGAGGTGGCCGAGGGCCTGCGTGCGGCGCAGCAGCTGGGGCTGATCCACCGGGATGTTAAACCGGCCAACATTCTTTTCACTGAAACCGGCACCTCGAAGGTAGTGGACTTCGGTCTGGCCCTTTTTGTGGAGCGCGGACCGGATTCATCCAGTGAAATCTGGGCCACTCCGTATTACGTGGCCCCGGAAAAGATCATTGATAATCGCGAAGACTACCGGAGTGACATCTTCAGCCTTGGCGCGTCGCTATTCCATGCTCTTACAGGGCGTCCGCCGCACAAGGCAGAATCGAACAACATCCAGGAACTGCGGATGATCAAATGCCGCCGAGTGGCCTTGGAGGACAGCGGACTGCGCTTTGCCCCCCGCACCATCCACGTCATCAACCGCATGGTGGCCTTCCGGCCACAGGAGCGCTGCGCCAACTACGATGAAACGGTGGAGGAGCTGCGCCTGGCCGAAGGTCTGGTGGGGCAGGGATATAAAACCCGCTTCAGCAGCCGCAAGCTGCGCTGGTTGGGCATCGCCGCAGCGGCACTGGTGATGGCTTTCATTGTCGGATGGCTGTTCCGCAGCACAGGTGACCGGGCGGCTGTGGCCATCACCGATACGGAGGATGCCTACCAGGATGATCTTAGCGGCGAAGGGGTGACACTGCAGGCCGGTCGTGAGACGGTGGCTGAAAAATTCCTCAAAGCCCGCGAGACGATGCTGGTGAAGAAGGGCTTCGCCCAGTCGAGGCAGCAGTTTGAAAAGCTGATTGATTCAGGAGAGGCCCGTCAGCCGACTCTAAACTGGGCGCGGTTCAATGCCGCCCTGTGCAGCATCATGATCAGCAACCGCACGGATGCCATGAAGCACCTGAAAAAGATGGCCGAGGATACCGGAGAAGGAAGCACCCTGGTGTCTGCGGAACTGGCTGGTTTTTTCAAATCCATCGGAACCCGCATGGGAAGTAATCTGGCCTTAGGAACGCCGCTGGAAAGCCTGGGATATGACACCACCCAGGAAACTGTATTGGGGTATCTGCTTCATGGTCTGGCCGAGTGGCATTTTGGCGATGCCATGCTTGGCCTTTCCGAACTGGAGTTCTTTGCCGCACATCTGGGCGATGTGAAAACAGGACCCAACGCTGCCGCGCTCGACTGGGTGCAAGGTTATGCATCCGTCTATGATCTGTATAAAACAGATCTGGCCGTGGCCAAAAGCGTGCAAAACCTGGCTTCGCCGAAAGATTTGAAAGGATACCGGGAGTCTCTCGCCGCCGTCAAAAAGGCTCGGGAAAAACTGCGCACAGGCGGTGCATTCAAGCAGTCCCTCATCAAGCTGGAAGCAAAAATCAACGGCGAGTTTGTCAGGCTGCGCATGGACCTGCACCGCCAGCAACTGGCTGAAGACCGCGTTCTTCGTGAGCGGGAGCTGGCGCAACTGGCGGAGATCACCAGCGTGCTGCCGTCCCTGGTGCAGGGGTACGATTACTCACGCGTGGTGGAGTTGCTGAAAGATGTCCGTTTCCAGTCTCCTGAGGTCCAGTCCGCACTGGAGGGACGGCGCTATCTGTATGAGCAGGGGCAGGCATTTCTGAGCCAGCTTTTTATGGACATCTCCGTGCAGGGTTATCAGGGCCGGCTGCAGCGCGTGGGGGCCAGCACTTTGGAAGGCCGGGTCACGGCAGCCGATATTCGCCAGGTGACAGTCACTCTGGAGCGGGGTGCGCTGACTGTCCCGCTGGACAGCATTTCCCCTGAATCACTTCTGGCTGCGGCGCAGCATTTTGCAGAGCAGGTCACCGACAGCACCGACTATTATCAGAGGCAGGAGCGCATTGCGGTCTTTGCCCGCGTGACGGGCCTTCACAGCCTCTCGGCAACGGTGGCGGCCCAGCTCATGGAAGAGAACCGCAGCTTCCGCTCCCGCTGGATGAAAGTGGTTCAGTAA